A genomic stretch from Flavobacterium sp. KS-LB2 includes:
- a CDS encoding 30S ribosomal protein S16 encodes MSVKIRLQRHGKKQKPFYWVVAADARSKRDGKYLEKIGTYNPNTNPATIELNLDSAVKWLHNGAQPTDTAKAILSYKGALLKHHLDGGIRKGALTQEQADAKLAAWLEAKAGKVDAKKEGLTKAQAADKAKAFKAEQEVNAKRLAAAAQAEADAIAAATPAVEEVAEVEAEEAPAAEENNETTEA; translated from the coding sequence ATGTCAGTAAAAATTAGATTACAAAGACACGGTAAAAAACAAAAACCTTTTTACTGGGTTGTAGCAGCAGATGCTCGCTCAAAAAGAGATGGTAAATACCTAGAAAAAATTGGTACTTACAATCCAAATACTAACCCAGCAACTATCGAATTAAACCTTGATAGTGCAGTAAAATGGTTGCACAATGGTGCTCAACCAACTGATACTGCAAAAGCAATTCTTTCTTACAAAGGAGCTTTATTGAAACACCACCTTGATGGAGGTATCCGTAAAGGAGCTTTAACTCAAGAACAAGCTGACGCAAAATTAGCTGCTTGGTTAGAAGCTAAAGCAGGAAAAGTTGACGCTAAAAAAGAAGGATTGACTAAAGCACAAGCTGCTGACAAAGCAAAAGCTTTCAAAGCAGAACAAGAAGTTAATGCTAAACGTTTAGCTGCAGCTGCTCAAGCAGAAGCTGACGCTATCGCTGCTGCAACTCCAGCTGTTGAAGAAGTTGCTGAAGTTGAAGCTGAAGAAGCTCCTGCTGCAGAAGAAAATAACGAAACAACTGAAGCATAA
- a CDS encoding DUF6252 family protein, producing MKKYTLFIVMLFSLISCEENITFNNPSLQGMKDNVFWRGVQSKATLGADGSLLIESFTANETLSLKTTSTVAQTYFLGTSESKKAIYAVTDATNGLVTYSTGFGIGEGQIVITQYDAINNTVTGTFKFNAKNTNDNSLANPFVNFQQGVFYKVPVVSSLVQ from the coding sequence ATGAAAAAATATACTTTGTTTATTGTTATGCTTTTTTCTTTAATCTCTTGTGAAGAGAATATTACTTTTAATAATCCTTCGCTTCAAGGAATGAAGGACAATGTTTTTTGGCGAGGCGTGCAATCTAAAGCAACTTTAGGCGCTGATGGCTCGTTGCTTATAGAATCTTTTACTGCAAATGAGACTTTGTCTTTAAAAACTACATCTACTGTTGCTCAAACTTATTTTTTAGGAACCAGTGAGTCTAAGAAAGCTATTTATGCGGTTACTGATGCTACTAATGGATTAGTAACTTATTCCACGGGTTTTGGTATTGGAGAAGGACAGATTGTGATAACTCAATATGACGCTATTAATAATACTGTCACTGGTACTTTTAAGTTTAATGCAAAAAATACAAACGATAACTCTTTAGCCAATCCTTTTGTTAATTTCCAACAAGGAGTTTTTTATAAGGTTCCCGTTGTTAGTTCTCTTGTTCAGTAA
- a CDS encoding RNA recognition motif domain-containing protein, with protein MNIFVGSLPFSIEEADLRESFEAYGAVDSVKIITDKFTGRSKGFGFVEMPNDDEAQKAIDELNGATVQGRAIVVNKSEPKPEGERRSFNNNSRGGDSRGGYGGGNSRGGDNRGGGNRGGY; from the coding sequence ATGAATATTTTTGTTGGAAGCCTTCCATTCAGTATTGAGGAAGCAGATTTAAGAGAGTCTTTCGAGGCTTACGGAGCAGTTGATTCAGTTAAAATTATTACTGATAAATTTACTGGAAGAAGTAAAGGATTCGGTTTTGTTGAGATGCCAAATGATGACGAAGCTCAAAAAGCAATTGACGAATTGAACGGAGCTACTGTTCAAGGACGTGCAATCGTAGTAAACAAATCTGAGCCTAAACCAGAAGGTGAAAGAAGAAGTTTTAACAATAACAGTCGTGGTGGAGATTCACGCGGTGGTTATGGTGGTGGAAACAGCCGTGGTGGAGACAACCGTGGTGGTGGAAACAGAGGAGGATATTAA
- the leuB gene encoding 3-isopropylmalate dehydrogenase yields MKFKIALLAGDGIGPEVIHEAVKVSDAIAKKFNHEITWTPALTGACAIDAVGVPYPDETHEICMAADAVLFGAIGHPKYDNDPSAPVRPEQGLLLMRKKLGLFANVRPTFTFPSLIDNSPLKRERIEGTDLVFLRELTGGIYFGEKGRRDDGETAFDNCVYTRAEVQRLAKKGFELAMTRSKKLCCVDKANVLETSRLWRETVQAMEKDYPEVTVSYEFVDAVAMRLVQWPNSYDVLITENLFGDILTDEASVISGSMGLMPSASVGEHTSLYEPIHGSYPQATGLNIANPLATVLSAAMMFEDAFGLKEEAEAIRIVVNKSLEQGIVTEDLASKDSKAYKTSEVGDWLVANL; encoded by the coding sequence ATGAAATTTAAAATAGCCCTTTTAGCCGGAGACGGAATTGGACCTGAAGTAATCCATGAAGCTGTAAAAGTTTCGGATGCTATTGCAAAAAAATTCAATCATGAAATCACGTGGACACCAGCTCTTACTGGAGCTTGTGCCATTGATGCCGTTGGAGTTCCTTATCCTGACGAAACGCATGAAATTTGTATGGCTGCTGATGCTGTTTTATTCGGAGCCATTGGTCATCCCAAATATGATAATGACCCAAGCGCTCCAGTTCGTCCAGAGCAAGGTTTATTATTGATGCGCAAAAAATTAGGCTTGTTCGCCAATGTACGTCCAACCTTTACATTCCCATCTTTAATTGACAATTCTCCGTTAAAAAGAGAACGCATTGAAGGAACTGATTTGGTTTTCTTGAGAGAACTTACCGGAGGAATTTATTTTGGAGAAAAAGGAAGAAGAGACGATGGCGAAACCGCTTTTGACAATTGCGTGTACACAAGAGCAGAAGTACAACGTTTAGCTAAGAAAGGTTTTGAACTAGCGATGACCCGTTCTAAAAAATTGTGTTGTGTGGACAAAGCCAATGTATTGGAAACTTCTCGTTTATGGAGAGAAACTGTACAAGCCATGGAAAAGGATTATCCTGAGGTAACTGTTAGTTATGAATTCGTTGATGCTGTTGCCATGCGTTTGGTACAATGGCCGAATTCATATGACGTATTGATTACAGAAAACTTATTTGGTGATATTTTAACAGATGAAGCTTCTGTAATTTCAGGTTCTATGGGATTAATGCCTTCAGCATCAGTAGGAGAACATACTTCATTGTACGAGCCTATTCACGGATCATATCCACAAGCAACAGGATTGAATATTGCTAATCCACTAGCGACTGTATTATCTGCAGCGATGATGTTTGAAGATGCGTTTGGATTAAAAGAAGAAGCAGAAGCTATTAGAATAGTCGTTAACAAATCATTGGAACAAGGAATTGTAACCGAGGATTTAGCTTCTAAAGACTCAAAAGCATACAAAACTAGTGAAGTCGGTGACTGGTTAGTTGCTAATCTATAA
- a CDS encoding alpha-isopropylmalate synthase regulatory domain-containing protein: MKKRKIEIMDTTLRDGEQTSGVSFSAAEKLTIAQLLLEELNIDRIEIASARVSEGEFQGVKGIMTWADEKEYSNRIEVLTFVDGGLSIDWMKKTGAKVQNLLTKGSLNHLTHQLKKTPEQHFTEIAETIALAQENNIETNVYLEDWSNGMRNSPEYVFQYLDFLTKQPIKRVLLPDTLGVLIPSETFEFISKIITRYPETHFDFHAHNDYDLSIANVMEAVKAGIHGLHVTVNGMGERAGNAPLESTVAVINDFLPQIEIGVKESSLYSVSKLVETFTGYRIPANKPIVGDNVFTQTAGIHADGDNKNNLYFNDLLPERFGRKRKYALGKTSGKANIEKNLQELGLKLNPEDLKLVTQRIIELGDKKETVTKEDLPYIISDVLDSQTYEEKIIVASYILSHAKGMRPSTTLSLKIDGEVIEEHAQGDGQFDAFMNALAKIYKSKNLELPKLIDYAVRIPPGSSSDALCETIITWTNNEKEFKTRGLDSDQTVAAIIATQKMLNVVAAQ; the protein is encoded by the coding sequence ATGAAAAAAAGAAAAATTGAAATAATGGATACGACACTCCGTGACGGGGAACAAACCTCGGGAGTATCATTTTCTGCTGCAGAAAAACTAACCATTGCACAATTATTACTGGAAGAATTAAATATTGATAGAATCGAAATTGCCTCAGCACGCGTGAGCGAAGGAGAATTTCAGGGCGTAAAAGGAATTATGACTTGGGCTGATGAGAAAGAATATTCTAATAGAATAGAAGTTTTAACCTTTGTTGATGGCGGACTTTCAATAGATTGGATGAAAAAAACTGGAGCTAAAGTCCAGAATTTATTAACCAAAGGATCTCTTAACCATTTAACACATCAGTTAAAGAAAACACCCGAACAACATTTTACCGAAATTGCAGAAACAATAGCATTAGCTCAAGAAAACAATATTGAGACCAATGTATATTTAGAAGACTGGAGTAACGGAATGCGTAATTCACCTGAATATGTGTTTCAATATTTAGATTTTTTGACCAAACAACCCATCAAAAGAGTTTTATTACCAGACACTTTAGGCGTTTTAATCCCTTCTGAAACTTTTGAATTTATTTCGAAAATTATAACAAGATACCCTGAAACTCATTTTGATTTTCACGCACACAACGACTACGATTTAAGCATCGCAAATGTAATGGAAGCAGTAAAAGCGGGTATTCATGGACTACACGTAACCGTAAACGGAATGGGAGAACGTGCTGGAAATGCTCCTCTTGAAAGTACTGTTGCCGTAATTAATGACTTTTTACCGCAAATAGAAATCGGTGTAAAAGAATCTTCATTATACTCTGTGAGTAAATTAGTCGAGACTTTCACCGGCTATAGAATTCCTGCCAACAAACCTATCGTTGGCGACAATGTATTTACGCAAACGGCAGGTATTCATGCTGATGGTGACAATAAAAATAATTTATATTTTAATGATTTACTTCCGGAACGTTTTGGACGTAAACGAAAATATGCATTAGGAAAAACATCTGGAAAAGCCAATATAGAGAAAAACCTGCAAGAATTGGGGTTGAAATTAAATCCCGAAGACTTAAAATTAGTTACACAACGCATCATTGAATTGGGCGATAAAAAAGAAACGGTTACCAAAGAAGATTTGCCTTATATCATTTCTGATGTTTTGGACAGCCAGACTTATGAAGAAAAAATAATAGTAGCATCCTACATTTTATCCCATGCCAAAGGAATGCGCCCATCCACCACGCTATCTTTAAAAATAGATGGAGAAGTCATTGAAGAGCATGCACAAGGTGACGGACAATTTGATGCTTTTATGAATGCATTGGCAAAAATATATAAAAGCAAAAATTTAGAATTGCCAAAATTGATTGATTATGCTGTACGAATTCCACCAGGAAGTAGTTCTGATGCATTATGCGAAACCATAATTACATGGACGAATAATGAAAAAGAATTCAAAACCAGAGGACTGGATTCAGACCAAACAGTTGCCGCAATAATAGCAACCCAAAAAATGTTGAATGTTGTTGCTGCCCAATAA
- the dnaE gene encoding DNA polymerase III subunit alpha, which yields MYLIFDTETTGLPKRWGAPISDTDNWPRCIQIAWQLHDDMGKLIEHQDYLVKPEGFNIPYDAERIHGISTELAEADGISLAEVLEKFNIALGKAKFIVGQNLGFDINIMGCEFYRMGVESQMSSMPILDTCTEVTASLLKLPGGRGGKFKLPTLTELHSYLFNKPFGEAHNATADVEATTRCFLELIRRDVFTKEELDVPASYFQDFQSKNPSEIKLIGLKHINLKEASDKIRQQFGEKQAPAVSRAELSENKKVLIDAPFVHLHNHTQFSVLQSTISIAALVKAAAQQKMPAVAMTDHANLMGAFHFVRDILYHNKAAEAKNKAAIENGEEPTEVPMKPIVGCEFFVCEDHKNKSVKDNGYQIVLLAKTKKGYHNLAKMSSIAYTEGFYYVPRIDRKVIQEFKEDIVVLSGNLYGEIPNKILNIGENQAEEALIWWKNEFKEDFYIEVMRHNQEDENRVNDSLISLARKHDVKIVATNNTFYIDKENSNAHDILLCVRDGEKQTTPIGRGRGYRYGLPNQEYYFKSGDEMKQLFANLPEAISNISEIVDKIEIFDLAREVLLPKFEIPVEFNDPEDEKDGGVRGENAYLRHLTFEGARRRYPIITEEIQERLDFELLTISNSGYPGYFLIVQDLIAEARSMGVSVGPGRGSAAGSVVAYCLKITNIDPLMYNLLFERFLNPDRVSLPDIDIDFDDEGRSSVMDYVIRKYGSKQVAQIITYGKMATKSAIRDTARVLDLPLFEADKIAKLIPGMMPSKWNLARFLNEKEDTIKKAVRPEEYDKIKELIGLANEDDLGGETIQQAKVLEGNLRNTGIHACGVIITPSDITNFVPVATAKDSDLYVTQFDNSVVESAGLLKMDFLGLKTLTLIKDTVKLVKYRSGIDLNPDEFPIDDVKTYELFQRGETVGIFQYESPGMQKYMKELKPTVFPDLIAMNALYRPGPIAYIPSFVKRKNGEEEIIYDLDACEELLKDTYGITVYQEQVMLLSQKLADFSKGDADVLRKAMGKKQKDVLDKMKPKFISQAAAKGHAEDKLEKIWKDWEAFAEYAFNKSHSTCYAWIAYQTAYLKANYPAEYMAAVLSNNMSDIKQVSFFMEECKRMGLQVLGPDVNESFYKFTVNDDYAVRFGMGAIKGVGSGAVATIVENRKDGKYKSIFDLAKRIDLRAANKKAIENLALAGGFDSFGDTTRAQYFHDDGDGITFYEKAIRYGSKFQENENSSQVSLFGDTSEVQIAEPIVPPCEDWSTMEKLAREKEVVGIYISGHPLDDFRFEMKYFCNSKLEALKNMEAYVGKTLAFGGIVSNVQRRIAKNGKEWAIFNLEGFDESFEFKIFNEEYLNFHRYLLPNNFVYFKILIKDGWVNRDTGKKSEPRIQFTDAKQLQDVLSIFAKKLVLLLNISDLETGFIHKLSHLFQENKGDNTVSFEIMELEKTRRLVPIAPIEIENEEEVFVDENEDSEIEVMGGPETSVVAKVEEVEEIKVVTKLTMPSRKLKIKISNELLTELDKMKINFKLN from the coding sequence ATGTACTTAATATTCGATACCGAAACTACAGGATTACCAAAGCGTTGGGGCGCACCCATTTCAGATACGGACAACTGGCCGCGTTGTATTCAAATCGCTTGGCAGTTGCACGATGATATGGGAAAACTAATCGAGCATCAAGATTATTTGGTGAAGCCCGAAGGTTTTAATATTCCGTATGACGCGGAACGAATCCACGGTATTTCGACTGAATTGGCAGAAGCCGATGGTATTTCGTTAGCAGAAGTTTTGGAGAAATTCAATATCGCTTTAGGCAAAGCCAAATTTATTGTGGGTCAGAATCTAGGTTTTGATATCAACATTATGGGTTGCGAGTTTTATAGAATGGGAGTGGAAAGCCAAATGAGTTCGATGCCAATTTTAGATACTTGTACCGAAGTTACCGCTTCCTTATTGAAATTGCCGGGTGGTCGAGGAGGAAAATTCAAACTGCCTACATTAACGGAATTGCACTCTTATCTTTTTAATAAACCTTTTGGCGAAGCGCACAACGCGACTGCCGATGTCGAGGCAACCACGCGTTGTTTCCTAGAGTTAATTCGTCGTGATGTTTTCACAAAAGAGGAACTGGATGTGCCTGCCAGTTATTTTCAAGACTTTCAAAGCAAGAATCCAAGTGAGATTAAGCTCATTGGTTTAAAACATATCAATCTCAAGGAAGCTTCGGATAAAATCCGTCAGCAGTTTGGCGAAAAACAAGCACCAGCCGTTTCAAGAGCAGAGCTTTCTGAGAATAAAAAAGTACTTATTGATGCGCCTTTCGTGCATTTGCACAATCATACGCAGTTTTCGGTGTTGCAGTCTACGATTAGTATTGCGGCATTGGTAAAAGCGGCGGCACAACAAAAAATGCCTGCGGTTGCCATGACGGATCATGCGAATTTGATGGGTGCTTTTCATTTTGTACGTGATATTTTATACCATAATAAGGCGGCTGAAGCCAAGAATAAAGCGGCAATCGAAAATGGTGAAGAGCCTACCGAAGTTCCGATGAAGCCAATAGTAGGTTGCGAATTTTTTGTTTGTGAAGACCATAAAAACAAGTCGGTTAAGGATAATGGATACCAAATAGTACTTTTGGCGAAGACCAAAAAAGGCTATCATAATTTGGCTAAAATGTCTTCCATCGCTTATACGGAAGGTTTTTATTATGTGCCAAGAATCGACAGGAAAGTCATTCAGGAATTCAAAGAAGATATTGTTGTTTTGTCTGGGAATTTGTATGGCGAAATTCCAAATAAGATTTTAAATATTGGTGAAAATCAGGCCGAAGAAGCCTTAATTTGGTGGAAAAACGAGTTCAAGGAAGATTTTTACATTGAGGTGATGCGTCACAATCAAGAAGATGAAAATAGGGTGAATGACTCATTGATTTCATTGGCCAGAAAACACGATGTCAAGATTGTAGCGACAAACAACACCTTTTATATAGATAAGGAAAATTCGAATGCACACGATATTTTACTTTGTGTGCGTGATGGTGAAAAGCAGACAACACCAATAGGTCGCGGTCGTGGCTATCGTTACGGATTGCCGAATCAGGAATATTATTTCAAGTCGGGAGACGAAATGAAACAGCTTTTTGCCAATTTGCCTGAGGCAATTTCGAATATCTCTGAGATTGTAGATAAGATTGAAATTTTCGATTTGGCACGTGAAGTTTTGCTTCCAAAATTTGAAATTCCGGTCGAGTTTAATGATCCTGAAGATGAAAAAGACGGTGGCGTACGAGGCGAAAATGCGTATTTGAGGCATCTTACTTTTGAAGGAGCAAGAAGACGATATCCAATAATTACTGAAGAAATTCAGGAACGATTGGATTTTGAATTGTTGACGATATCCAATTCTGGTTATCCGGGTTATTTCCTGATTGTACAGGATTTAATTGCTGAGGCGAGAAGTATGGGTGTTTCTGTAGGCCCTGGTCGGGGATCTGCTGCAGGTTCGGTGGTCGCGTATTGTTTGAAAATTACCAACATCGACCCATTGATGTACAACCTGCTTTTTGAGCGTTTCCTGAATCCAGATCGTGTGTCATTACCCGATATTGATATCGATTTTGATGATGAAGGTCGTAGCAGTGTAATGGATTATGTGATTAGAAAATACGGCTCGAAACAAGTGGCACAAATTATCACCTACGGTAAAATGGCTACTAAATCAGCTATTCGTGATACCGCTCGTGTACTCGATTTGCCTTTGTTCGAAGCAGATAAAATTGCCAAGTTGATTCCAGGAATGATGCCTTCTAAATGGAATTTAGCTCGTTTTTTAAATGAGAAAGAAGACACTATTAAGAAGGCCGTTCGTCCGGAAGAATACGATAAAATTAAAGAATTAATAGGACTTGCTAATGAAGATGATTTAGGTGGAGAAACCATTCAGCAAGCCAAAGTTTTAGAAGGAAACCTAAGAAATACAGGAATTCATGCTTGTGGAGTAATTATTACGCCAAGCGATATTACGAATTTTGTTCCTGTGGCTACGGCCAAAGATTCGGATTTATATGTGACTCAGTTTGATAACTCGGTTGTGGAAAGCGCTGGTTTGTTGAAAATGGACTTCTTGGGTCTGAAAACCCTAACTTTGATAAAAGATACCGTTAAATTAGTCAAATACAGAAGTGGAATTGACTTAAATCCGGATGAATTTCCAATTGATGATGTCAAGACGTATGAGCTTTTTCAACGCGGAGAAACAGTAGGGATTTTTCAGTATGAGAGTCCAGGAATGCAAAAATACATGAAGGAATTAAAGCCGACTGTTTTTCCCGATTTGATTGCGATGAATGCCTTGTATCGTCCAGGTCCAATTGCTTACATTCCGAGTTTTGTCAAACGAAAAAATGGCGAAGAGGAAATTATTTATGACTTGGATGCCTGCGAAGAATTACTAAAAGATACCTACGGAATTACCGTTTACCAAGAACAGGTAATGCTTTTGTCCCAAAAATTAGCGGATTTCTCGAAAGGTGATGCCGACGTTTTGCGTAAAGCGATGGGGAAAAAGCAAAAAGACGTTTTGGATAAAATGAAACCCAAATTTATCAGTCAGGCTGCCGCCAAAGGGCATGCCGAAGATAAGTTGGAGAAAATATGGAAAGACTGGGAAGCCTTCGCGGAATACGCTTTTAATAAATCACACTCTACTTGTTACGCTTGGATTGCGTATCAAACCGCTTATTTGAAAGCCAATTATCCAGCCGAATATATGGCTGCGGTATTGTCGAATAACATGAGTGATATCAAGCAGGTTTCGTTCTTTATGGAAGAATGCAAGCGTATGGGATTACAAGTTTTAGGACCGGATGTAAATGAGTCATTTTATAAATTTACTGTAAATGACGATTATGCGGTACGTTTTGGAATGGGTGCCATAAAAGGGGTAGGCTCTGGTGCTGTAGCAACGATTGTGGAGAATAGAAAAGATGGAAAATACAAATCGATTTTTGATTTAGCAAAGCGAATTGATTTGCGTGCCGCTAACAAAAAAGCAATTGAAAATTTGGCTTTGGCAGGAGGATTTGATTCTTTTGGTGACACCACTCGAGCGCAATATTTTCACGACGATGGCGATGGAATTACATTTTATGAAAAAGCGATTCGGTATGGATCGAAATTTCAGGAAAATGAGAATTCTTCTCAAGTAAGTTTATTTGGGGATACTAGCGAAGTGCAAATTGCCGAGCCTATCGTGCCTCCTTGCGAGGATTGGAGCACGATGGAAAAACTCGCTAGAGAAAAAGAAGTGGTAGGGATCTATATTTCGGGACATCCATTAGATGATTTTAGATTTGAAATGAAATATTTCTGCAATTCAAAATTAGAAGCGCTTAAAAATATGGAGGCATATGTGGGTAAAACCCTTGCTTTTGGCGGTATCGTTTCTAATGTGCAAAGGCGTATAGCTAAAAACGGTAAGGAATGGGCTATTTTTAACTTGGAAGGTTTTGATGAAAGTTTTGAATTTAAAATATTCAATGAAGAATATTTGAATTTTCATCGCTACTTGCTGCCTAATAATTTTGTTTATTTTAAAATACTGATAAAAGATGGCTGGGTAAATAGAGACACTGGAAAAAAATCAGAACCCAGAATACAGTTTACGGATGCTAAGCAATTGCAGGATGTATTGAGTATTTTTGCTAAAAAATTAGTCTTGCTTTTGAATATATCCGATTTGGAAACAGGTTTTATTCATAAATTAAGCCACTTATTTCAAGAGAATAAAGGAGATAATACCGTTTCTTTTGAAATTATGGAATTAGAAAAAACAAGAAGGCTCGTTCCTATTGCTCCTATTGAAATAGAAAATGAAGAAGAGGTTTTTGTCGATGAGAATGAAGATTCCGAAATCGAAGTTATGGGGGGGCCAGAGACAAGTGTTGTAGCAAAAGTGGAGGAAGTCGAAGAAATAAAAGTGGTCACTAAATTAACAATGCCGAGTAGAAAACTAAAAATCAAGATTTCTAATGAATTGTTGACGGAATTGGATAAGATGAAGATTAATTTTAAGTTGAATTAA
- the leuD gene encoding 3-isopropylmalate dehydratase small subunit → MAYDKFNILTSSAVPLPIENVDTDQIIPARFLKATKREAFGDNLFRDWRYNGDDTPKADFVLNDATYSGKILVGGKNFGSGSSREHAAWAVYDYGFRAVVSSFFADIFKGNCLNIGVLPVQVSPEFAETIFNAIEADPKTELEINLQEQTITLLATGAKESFDINGYKKNNMLNGFDDIDYLQNIKEEIVGFANTLPY, encoded by the coding sequence ATGGCATACGATAAATTTAATATACTTACCAGTAGTGCAGTGCCACTACCAATAGAAAACGTAGATACCGATCAAATCATCCCAGCACGTTTCTTGAAAGCTACTAAACGTGAAGCTTTTGGTGACAATCTGTTCAGAGACTGGAGATATAATGGAGACGATACTCCAAAAGCAGATTTCGTATTGAATGACGCAACTTACAGCGGAAAAATATTAGTCGGCGGAAAAAACTTTGGTTCGGGCTCTTCAAGAGAGCACGCAGCTTGGGCAGTTTACGATTATGGATTTCGTGCTGTAGTTTCCAGTTTCTTTGCTGATATCTTCAAAGGAAACTGTTTAAACATTGGTGTTTTACCGGTACAAGTGAGTCCGGAATTTGCCGAAACAATCTTCAACGCTATTGAAGCTGATCCAAAAACAGAATTGGAAATCAACTTACAAGAACAAACTATTACTTTGTTAGCAACTGGTGCAAAAGAATCTTTTGACATCAATGGATACAAAAAGAATAATATGTTGAATGGTTTTGATGATATTGACTATTTACAAAACATCAAAGAAGAGATTGTTGGGTTTGCCAATACCCTTCCTTACTAA
- the leuC gene encoding 3-isopropylmalate dehydratase large subunit: MSTTLFDKVWDSHVVRKIEDGPDVFFIDRHFIHEVTSPVAFLGLKERGISVLYPERTFATADHNTPTINQHLPVQDALSANQLKALEDNAAEYGISHWGLGHQKNGIVHVVGPENGITLPGATIVCGDSHTSTHGAFGAIAFGIGTSEVEMVMATQCIMQPKPKKMRINVNGELSKGVGPKDVALYIISQLTTSGGTGYFAEYAGDVFENMSMEGRMTVCNLSIEMGARGGMIAPDQKTFDFLEGRLYAPKGEAWTKAVEYWKTLKTDADAIFDAELNINAADIEPMITYGTNPGMGIGISKNIPNANQVEGGEETYKKSLAYMGFEENDVMIGKPIDFVFLGSCTNGRIEDFRAFTEIVKGRKKADNVTAWLVPGSHVVEAQIKEEGLLDILTEAGFVLRQPGCSACLAMNDDKVPAGKYAVSTSNRNFEGRQGPGSRTLLASPIMAAAAAVTGKLTDPRDLF, translated from the coding sequence ATGAGTACTACATTATTTGACAAAGTATGGGATTCGCACGTGGTGCGTAAAATTGAAGATGGACCAGACGTGTTTTTTATTGACCGTCATTTCATCCATGAAGTTACTAGTCCTGTAGCTTTTTTAGGTTTGAAAGAAAGAGGAATTTCAGTATTATATCCAGAGCGCACTTTTGCTACTGCGGATCACAACACCCCAACTATAAATCAACATTTACCGGTTCAAGATGCATTATCTGCCAATCAACTTAAGGCATTAGAAGATAACGCAGCTGAATATGGTATTTCGCATTGGGGATTAGGTCACCAAAAAAATGGTATCGTTCACGTAGTAGGTCCTGAAAACGGAATTACTTTGCCAGGCGCAACTATTGTTTGTGGAGATTCTCATACTTCTACACATGGTGCTTTTGGCGCAATTGCTTTTGGTATTGGAACTTCGGAGGTTGAAATGGTGATGGCGACACAATGTATCATGCAACCGAAACCAAAGAAAATGCGTATCAACGTAAATGGTGAATTGAGTAAAGGTGTTGGTCCAAAAGACGTCGCATTGTATATTATTTCTCAATTAACTACTTCTGGAGGTACCGGATATTTTGCAGAATACGCCGGAGACGTTTTTGAAAACATGTCTATGGAAGGTCGTATGACCGTTTGTAACTTGAGTATCGAAATGGGTGCTCGTGGTGGTATGATTGCTCCTGACCAAAAAACATTTGATTTCTTAGAAGGAAGATTATATGCTCCAAAAGGCGAAGCTTGGACAAAAGCTGTTGAATATTGGAAAACCTTGAAAACAGATGCTGATGCAATTTTTGATGCAGAATTAAACATCAATGCCGCAGATATTGAACCAATGATTACTTACGGAACCAATCCTGGAATGGGAATTGGTATCTCAAAAAATATTCCAAACGCCAACCAAGTAGAAGGTGGCGAGGAAACGTACAAAAAGTCTTTGGCTTACATGGGCTTTGAAGAAAACGACGTAATGATTGGCAAACCAATTGATTTTGTTTTCTTGGGAAGTTGTACCAATGGTAGAATTGAAGATTTCAGAGCTTTTACAGAAATTGTAAAAGGCAGAAAAAAAGCAGATAATGTTACCGCATGGTTGGTTCCAGGTTCACACGTAGTAGAAGCTCAGATTAAAGAAGAAGGATTATTAGATATTCTTACTGAAGCTGGTTTTGTATTGCGTCAGCCAGGCTGTTCGGCTTGTTTAGCGATGAACGATGATAAAGTTCCTGCCGGAAAATATGCAGTAAGTACTTCCAACAGAAACTTCGAAGGTCGTCAAGGTCCCGGTTCAAGAACATTATTGGCAAGTCCGATTATGGCCGCAGCTGCAGCAGTTACCGGAAAACTAACAGATCCTAGAGATTTATTTTAA